One Dermatophagoides farinae isolate YC_2012a chromosome 6, ASM2471394v1, whole genome shotgun sequence genomic window carries:
- the LOC124493256 gene encoding uncharacterized protein LOC124493256 isoform X1: MRHSRIFSFIANLTNAPNIIIIIIKFIDFSNFMDVKTIKQNHRQITNNNNKDNMNINYRFETIRFHHHHHHHHIFHIIFIIIIIFYFSFSNILVMATIPEYNHHNHIHYSSSSSSSSKSLLNTTNSLTTTTTITPSHHTISHHRQQCENSSDCDSNLICHNHTCLCSLGQINHYEMNSKPYRPILKLSSNNNNKMTQQSTVPILSRRPQYFRLGTSCQKKSEKLDCPAEYSYCFERKCQCWPEFEFWEDPEFSLSNAENNSGVSSLQLITKELLKIASEHVDVLGESDWNDGMKIGKCLRKICDTDDDCRSNNNGAVTGRNSNLVCNNTVCECAYGYAIHRDTHVCVKLLLRRPSCDLTCKIIGSLFASIFVLTLIYWCFYCCVAIVKNFHHHHHHHHQHHHNQHNRRQTQMDETDIILNLINRRQSLSNSIASFLTKMDKPPTYDEVMSDDDCVNTSQSSSSASSSIQRPQYIEMKEILPRYCSLWKLESNLNNPSSQQQQQQQQNNEEYEIINCQNPNDNDDDDNDGQ, translated from the exons ATGCGacattcaagaattttttcttttattgcAAATCTCACTAATGCACcgaatatcattatcatcatcatcaaatttatcgatttttcaaattttatggatgtaaaaacaataaaacaaaaccatcGACAAataactaataataataataaagataatATGAATATTAATTATCGTTTCGAGACAATcagatttcatcatcatcatcatcatcatcatatttttcacatcattttcatcatcattattattttttatttttcattttccaatatATTGGTTATGGCCACTATACCGGAGTAtaatcaccataatcatattcattattcatcatcatcatcatcatcatcaaaatctttATTGAATACGACAAATTccttaacaacaacaacaacaataacgcCATCACATCATACAATTagtcatcatcgacaacaatgtGAAAATTCATCCGATTGTGATTCAAATCTTATTTGCCATAATCATACTTGTCTATGTTCATTGGGAcaa ATTAAtcattatgaaatgaattcaaaaccATACAGACcgattttgaaattatcaagcaacaacaacaataaaatgacaCAACAATCTACAGTACCTATATTATCACGTCGGCCACAATATTTTCGTTTAGGTACAAGTTGTCAGAAAAAATCCGAAAAATTAGATTGTCCAGCTGAATATAGTTATTGTTTTGAACGTAAATGTCAATGTTGGCCAGAATTTGAATTCTGGGAAGATccagaattttcattatcaaatgcAGAAAATAATAGTGgtgtatcatcattacagTTGATAACAAaagaattattgaaaattgcaTCCGAACATGTTGATGTGTTAGGTGAAAGTGATTGGAatgatggaatgaaaatCGGTAAATGTCTTAGAAAAATTTGTGacaccgatgatgattgtcgtagtaataataatggtgctGTTACTGGTCGAAATTCAAATCTTGTCTGTAATAATACGGTTTGCGAATGTGCATATGGGTATGCAATACATCGTGATACACATGTATGTGTAAAGTTATTATTACGACGACCAAGTTGTGATTTAACCTGTAAAATAATTGGCAGTCTATTTGCATCGATATTTGTATTAACATTAATCTATTggtgtttttattgttgtgtGGCAAtcgtaaaaaattttcatcatcatcatcatcatcatcatcaacatcaccataATCAACATAATCGTCGTCAAACACAAATGGATGAAACGGATATAATTTTAAATCTAATCAATAGAcgacaatcattatcaaattcgatagcatcatttttaacaaaaatggataaaCCACCAACATATGATGAAGTAAtgagtgatgatgattgtgttaatacatcacaatcatcatcatcagcatcatcatcgatacaaAGACCACAgtatattgaaatgaaagaaatattACCAAGATATTGTTCATTATGGAaacttgaatcaaatttaaataatccatcatcacaacaacaacaacaacaacaacagaataatgAAGAATATGAGATTATTAATTGTCAAAAtcctaatgataatgatgatgatgataatgatggacaatga
- the LOC124493256 gene encoding uncharacterized protein LOC124493256 isoform X2 encodes MRHSRIFSFIANLTNAPNIIIIIIKFIDFSNFMDVKTIKQNHRQITNNNNKDNMNINYRFETIRFHHHHHHHHIFHIIFIIIIIFYFSFSNILVMATIPEYNHHNHIHYSSSSSSSSKSLLNTTNSLTTTTTITPSHHTISHHRQQCENSSDCDSNLICHNHTCLCSLGQVYFHFKKHIPSDSKGMCIYYEQALSCTNDDECQDIDINVVCDHQWGRCRCRRGFFLNAKTKYCQKINHYEMNSKPYRPILKLSSNNNNKMTQQSTVPILSRRPQYFRLGTSCQKKSEKLDCPAEYSYCFERKCQCWPEFEFWEDPEFSLSNAENNSGVSSLQLITKELLKIASEHVDVLGESDWNDGMKIGKCLRKICDTDDDCRSNNNGAVTGRNSNLVCNNTVCECAYGYAIHRDTHVCVKLLLRRPSCDLTCKIIGSLFASIFVLTLIYWCFYCCVAIVKNFHHHHHHHHQHHHNQHNRRQTQMDETDIILNLINRRQSLSNSIASFLTKMDKPPTYDEVMSDDDCVNTSQSSSSASSSIQRPQYIEMKEILPRYCSLWKLESNLNNPSSQQQQQQQQNNEEYEIINCQNPNDNDDDDNDGQ; translated from the exons ATGCGacattcaagaattttttcttttattgcAAATCTCACTAATGCACcgaatatcattatcatcatcatcaaatttatcgatttttcaaattttatggatgtaaaaacaataaaacaaaaccatcGACAAataactaataataataataaagataatATGAATATTAATTATCGTTTCGAGACAATcagatttcatcatcatcatcatcatcatcatatttttcacatcattttcatcatcattattattttttatttttcattttccaatatATTGGTTATGGCCACTATACCGGAGTAtaatcaccataatcatattcattattcatcatcatcatcatcatcatcaaaatctttATTGAATACGACAAATTccttaacaacaacaacaacaataacgcCATCACATCATACAATTagtcatcatcgacaacaatgtGAAAATTCATCCGATTGTGATTCAAATCTTATTTGCCATAATCATACTTGTCTATGTTCATTGGGAcaagtttattttcattttaaaaaacatATACCATCCGATTCAAAAGGAATGTGTATCTATTATGAACAGGCACTTTCATgtactaatgatgatgaatgtcaaGATATTGATATAAATGTTGTTTGTGATCATCAATGGGGACGTTGTCGTTGTAGACgtggtttttttctaaatgctaaaacaaaatattgtcAAAAG ATTAAtcattatgaaatgaattcaaaaccATACAGACcgattttgaaattatcaagcaacaacaacaataaaatgacaCAACAATCTACAGTACCTATATTATCACGTCGGCCACAATATTTTCGTTTAGGTACAAGTTGTCAGAAAAAATCCGAAAAATTAGATTGTCCAGCTGAATATAGTTATTGTTTTGAACGTAAATGTCAATGTTGGCCAGAATTTGAATTCTGGGAAGATccagaattttcattatcaaatgcAGAAAATAATAGTGgtgtatcatcattacagTTGATAACAAaagaattattgaaaattgcaTCCGAACATGTTGATGTGTTAGGTGAAAGTGATTGGAatgatggaatgaaaatCGGTAAATGTCTTAGAAAAATTTGTGacaccgatgatgattgtcgtagtaataataatggtgctGTTACTGGTCGAAATTCAAATCTTGTCTGTAATAATACGGTTTGCGAATGTGCATATGGGTATGCAATACATCGTGATACACATGTATGTGTAAAGTTATTATTACGACGACCAAGTTGTGATTTAACCTGTAAAATAATTGGCAGTCTATTTGCATCGATATTTGTATTAACATTAATCTATTggtgtttttattgttgtgtGGCAAtcgtaaaaaattttcatcatcatcatcatcatcatcatcaacatcaccataATCAACATAATCGTCGTCAAACACAAATGGATGAAACGGATATAATTTTAAATCTAATCAATAGAcgacaatcattatcaaattcgatagcatcatttttaacaaaaatggataaaCCACCAACATATGATGAAGTAAtgagtgatgatgattgtgttaatacatcacaatcatcatcatcagcatcatcatcgatacaaAGACCACAgtatattgaaatgaaagaaatattACCAAGATATTGTTCATTATGGAaacttgaatcaaatttaaataatccatcatcacaacaacaacaacaacaacaacagaataatgAAGAATATGAGATTATTAATTGTCAAAAtcctaatgataatgatgatgatgataatgatggacaatga
- the Mctp gene encoding multiple C2 domain and transmembrane region protein encodes MFSSSLIRSVGSSSSSNSKRKTKNQSKQPITTTTTTPSTSKQRLSSTTFGRISIVGDIIERTTRLNKQQQQQQQQNKRVMNTTTNTNDGIDNQLNFDDDDDDNNDDNNRQSSSITIINGNKKNVSISDRCDQLLFGVEPKTIDNYDESESAIMATTTTTTTATTTTTATASAMTTATTTALTPIMIRRRSSRKLMKKSKKIFVDKTSDDDDDDDDNNNYGLKQLRMNKHLNANIMNDTTTNNNIDKNRCGSNQSNCSSGGTSSSASPFHRHSKYTSSTRSFSKSSLKQLLFSFKRFTPSTMTSDCDTQPSDFDPDDLTLLRRNRHHHHHQKRLKSDNNVHHHKNKNNNNHRNARITSSMRLSPFWKPKKSLILDQDNRRAISIPDLSSMNLKDDCLIEQMMSEPTATTTTKTKKLTTGVEIDNYYTQTEDDEQNNIGHNISNDHHYEDQTKNESSQSSTLMKNQSIPTMENVKKMSRLKRIKRDMHRICLQRNQQQKFRGTDYVVQSDDSCHSEKSFISTKQNYQQLTNNSSSLDENNNDNNNNNNNNNSIESIQNNEMAPIAIMDEQQNEPIMMAIDNQQQQQQQQIKPKIRILKTKASKTIDLNKNDDSSDEMSTATITDTNVNGRLSEMVDTTTTTTTATSTLLPKAQNYEDMMRLQRIHRLLQYPFFQIDCHLKHGENLLAKDSCGTSDPYVKFMLGNRVVYKSQTKYKTLNPIWDEYFVLPVDNICEPMTLKVFDYDLFFMDDYLGTANIDLTKLEPGISTDFELYLHDNNNNANNNMQNYDSSWGKIVLTIRLNPKTHEEREYYYGRGKWTTIAGMDGQTNKRIKSQLYDSIVSIVLIKGDNIDLDHDYCIRMKLGMEKYKSKTAVKSVRSPYWAEQFDLHLYADQSKVLEITLGYSGQQHHHQQNNDFIDKVCTDLSELEPEHTHRFVYEFNTNPMMVNRNSMTTLSITSAACNSSNNNSFNKSTTMMMARIEMLVTITGLQSSSTTKQQQQETYDMIQIQQQQQQQQPNSLKQLISLAKLKDLNNFYENFLDIGTLIVKVHRAENLAAADINGKSDPFCVLELVNERLRTSTEYKTLSPVWNKLFKFKIKDIHDVLEVTVYDEDKDRVEFLGKVALPLLKIKNGEKHWYALKDKKLRHRSKGHIFLECWITYNQLKASVLTFTPRPTKYVQNEIKFKRTLFIRNAMRLKNICLEFVEIGQFLHSCIQWESPTRSIFAFITFLASVYYFEFYMIPLVILLYILMNYIGIRFHNYSTRKVGHNQNCINNSNNNNDDYYNDDEYIDETKLIDEDFDEKGEEKKSFKEKLQTVQDLSTLVMLIIGQIASYIERCKNATNFTVPYLTWLAVICMSMATIVLYFIHIRYLILLWGINKFTKKFRSPDSINNNEIIDFLSRVPDMEEKIMYKQFKPTINRIPDDGGTIQQQQQQQPQGQGSIPINQNQNTHSIATTTTTTNRSSLI; translated from the exons atgttttcatcaagTTTAATCAGAAGTGTTGGTAGCAGTAGCAGTAGCAATAGTAAacgtaaaacaaaaaatcaatcaaaacaaccaatcacaacaacaacaacaacaccgtcaacatcaaaacaaagattatcatcaacaacttTTGGTCGTATTTCAATAGTTGGTGATATTATTGAAAGAACAACCAGattaaataaacaacaacaacaacaacaacaacaaaataaacgtGTGATGAACACTACCACCAATACCAATGATGGTATCGATAATCAACTcaactttgatgatgatgatgatgataataatgatgataataatcgacaATCATCAAGTATTACAATTATAaatggtaataaaaaaaatgtatccaTTTCCG ATCGTTgtgatcaattattatttggtgttgaaccaaaaaccattgataattatgatgaatcaGAATCGGCAataatggcaacaacaacaacaacaacaacagcaacaacaacaacaacagcaacagcatcAGCAatgacaacagcaacaacaacagcactGACACCGATAATGATTCGTCGAAGGTCATcaagaaaattgatgaaaaaatcaaaaaaaatttttgttgataaaactagtgatgacgatgatgatgatgatgataataataattatggtTTGAAACAACTACGTATGAATAAACATTTGAATGCAAATATTATGAATGatacaacaaccaacaataATATCGATAAAAATCGATGTggttcaaatcaatcaaattgttcatcCGGtggtacatcatcatcggcaagTCCATTTCATCGCCATTCAAAATATACATCATCAACtagatcattttcaaaatcaagtctaaaacaattattgttttcattcaaacgttttacaccatcaacaatgacTAGTGACTGTGATACACAACCAAGTGATTTTGATCCAGATGATTTAACATTATTACGACgtaatcgtcatcatcatcatcatcagaaacgATTAAAATCggataataatgttcatcatcataagaataaaaataataataatcacagaAATGCACGCATAACAAGTAGTATGAgattatcaccattttggaagccaaaaaaatcattaattctTGATCAAGATAATCGTCGTGCTATATCTATACCGGATTTAAGTTCAATGAATCTTAAAGATGATTGTTTAATTGAACAGATGATGAGTGaaccaacagcaacaacaacaacaaaaacaaaaaaattaactacCGGTGTAGAAATAgataattattatacacaaactgaagatgatgaacaaaataatattgGCCATAATATCagtaatgatcatcattatgaagatcaaacaaaaaacgaatcatcacaatcatcaacattaatgaaaaatcaatcaataccaacaatggaaaatgtgaaaaaaatgagtcGTCTAAAACGAATTAAACGTGATATGCATCGTATATGTTTGCAAcgtaatcaacaacaaaaatttcgtGGTACCGATTATGTTGTACAAAGTGATGATTCTTGTCATTcggaaaaatcattcatatctacaaaacaaaattatcaacaactaACAAATAATAGCTCAAGTTTAGATGAGAataataacgacaacaacaacaacaacaacaacaacaactctATTGAATCAATACAAAATAACGAAATGGCACCAATAGCCATTAtggatgaacaacaaaatgaaccgATTATGATGGCAATCGataatcagcaacaacaacaacaacaacaaattaagCCTAAAATCCGTATCCTGAAAACAAAAGCCAGtaaaacaattgatttaaataaaaatgatgatagcaGTGATGAAATGTCAACGGCAACAATAACGGATACGAATGTAAATGGCCGATTATCAGAAATGGttgatacaacaacaacaacaacaacagcaacatcaacattgttgCCAAAAGCACAAAATTAT GAGGATATGATGCGTTTACAACGAATACATCGATTATTACAATATCCATTCTTTCAGATTGATTGTCATCTTAAACATGGTGAAAATCTTTTAGCAAAAGATTCATGTGGTACTAGTGATCCATATGTAAAATTTATGCTTGGAAATAGAGTTGTATATAAAagtcaaacaaaatataaaacattgaatccaatatgggatgaatattttgttttaccAGTGGATAATATCTGTGAACCAATGACATTGAAAgtatttgattatgatttatttttcatggATGATTATCTTGGTACAGCCAATATTGATCTAACAAAACTTGAACCTGGAAT ATCAACAGATTTTGAACTTTATcttcatgataataataataatgcaaataataatatgcaAAATTATGATTCCTCATGGGGTAAAATAGTATTGACAATCCGTTTGAATCCAAAAACACATGAAGAAcgtgaatattattatggacGTGGAAAATGGACCACAATAGCCGGAATGGatggacaaacaaataaacgaaTCAAATCACAGCTATATGATTCAATTGTATCGATTGTATTGATAAAAGGTGATAATATTGATCTAgatcatgattattgtaTACGTATGAAATTgggaatggaaaaatataaaagtAAAACAGCCGTTAAATCGGTACGATCACCATATTGGGCTGAACAATTTGATCTACATCTTTATGCTGATCAATCAAAAGTATTGGAAATTACACTTGGTTATTCaggacaacaacatcatcatcaacagaataatgattttattgataaagTTTGTACAGATCTCAGTGAATTAGAACCTGAACATACACATCGTTTTGTTTATGAATTCAATACTAATCCAATGATGGTTAATCGTAATTCAATGACAACATTGTCAATTACATCGGCAGCATGTAATTCTAGTAACAATAATAGTTttaataaatcaacaacaatgatgatggctagaATTGAAATGCTCGTTACAATTACTGGTTTacagtcatcatcaacaactaaacaacagcaacaagaaacatatgatatgattcaaatacaacaacagcaacaacaacaacagccaaattcattgaaacaattaaTTTCACTTGCCAAGCTAAAG GAcctgaataatttttatgaaaattttctcgaTATCGGTACATTGATCGTAAAAG tACATAGAGCAGAAAATTTAGCTGCAGCCGATATCAATGGAAAATCTGATCCATTCTGTGTTCTTGAATTGGTAAATGAACGTTTACGTACAAGTACTGAGTATAAAACATTGTCTCCTGTTTGGAATAAATTGTTTAAATT taAAATTAAAGACATACATGATGTACTTGAAGTGACCGTCTATGATGAAGATAAAGATCGTGTAGAATTTCTTGGAAAAGTAGCGTTaccattattgaaaataaaaaatggtgaaaaacaTTGGTATGCATTGAAGGATAAAAAATTACGTCATCGTTCTAAAGGCCATATTTTTCTGGAATGCTGGATCACATATAATCAG CTAAAAGCAAGTGTTCTAACATTTACACCAAGGCCTACAAAATATGTacagaatgaaataaaattcaaacgtACATTATTCATACGTAATGCAAtgagattgaaaaatatatgcttagaatttgttgaaattggaCAATTCTTACATTCATGCATACAATGGGAATCACCGACACGATCAATATTTGCATTTATCACATTTTTAGCATcagtttattattttgaattctatATGATACCATTGGTCATATTGTTGTATATATTAATGAATTATATTGGTATTCGATTTCATAATTATTCCACAAGAAAAGTTGGCCATAATCAGAATTGTattaataatagtaataacaacaatgatgattattataatgatgatgaatatatcgatgaaacaaaattaattgatgaagattttgatgaaaaaggtgaagagaaaaaatcatttaaagaaaaattacaaaCCGTTCAGGATCTATCAACATTGGTCATGTTGATTATTGGACAAATTGCATCATATATTGAACGTTGTAAAAA tGCCACAAATTTTACAGTGCCTTATTTAACATGGTTAGCCGTTATCTGTATGTCAATGGCAACGATAGTACTTTATTTTATACACATTCGTTATCTGATTCTTTTGTGGggtataaataaatttacgaaaaaatttcgttcaCCAGAttccattaataataatgaaattattgattttctaTCCCGTGTACCTGATATGGAGGAAaag ATAATGTATAAACAATTTAAGCCGACTATTAATCGAATACCGGATGATGGTGGaacaattcaacaacaacaacagcagcagccacAAGGGCAAGGATCgattccaatcaatcaaaatcaaaacaccCATtcaatagcaacaacaacaacaacaacgaatcgATCGTCGCTCATCTAA